One Rhodospirillaceae bacterium genomic region harbors:
- a CDS encoding MFS transporter, with the protein MARNGLKEEYLLSFFDLIKGKTGNTPLFLRKTLLVIKCNSKDLLFSINSNSNSIRKLKMTWLKRDELSPFLTIRFLSLLCEQVIFYLVPLIIYIKTKNITLSGLAFFIEWTPRVIFLPFLGFLIDRYSLKYQLIFVEYIRAVLSFSIFFVSDNYLVMVTVAGFLALVSAHSWLALERLIATKKTHANQVPILQARAQIIIQLSSILGPAIGTILISRISFELIIVICTSIFFLNSFFT; encoded by the coding sequence TTGGCAAGAAACGGTCTAAAAGAAGAATATTTACTGTCATTTTTTGATTTAATCAAAGGAAAAACTGGTAATACACCATTATTTTTACGAAAAACATTGTTAGTCATAAAATGCAATTCTAAAGACCTTTTATTTAGCATTAACTCAAATTCTAACTCTATAAGAAAGCTAAAAATGACTTGGTTAAAAAGAGATGAACTAAGCCCGTTCTTAACAATTCGCTTTTTATCTTTGTTATGTGAACAAGTTATATTTTATCTTGTACCTTTAATTATTTATATTAAAACAAAAAATATTACTCTTTCTGGGTTAGCTTTTTTTATTGAATGGACTCCGAGAGTTATTTTTCTTCCATTTCTGGGTTTTCTGATCGATCGCTATAGCTTAAAATATCAATTAATTTTTGTTGAATATATTAGAGCAGTGTTGTCATTTAGCATATTTTTTGTTTCTGATAATTACTTAGTAATGGTAACGGTGGCTGGTTTTTTAGCTCTTGTCAGTGCACACTCATGGCTGGCGCTAGAGCGATTAATAGCAACTAAAAAAACACATGCAAACCAAGTTCCAATTTTGCAAGCAAGAGCTCAAATTATTATTCAACTCTCTTCAATCTTAGGGCCAGCTATAGGAACAATTTTGATATCGAGAATATCTTTCGAACTAATTATTGTTATATGTA